GCCCAAAATACCCACAGAGCCGAGTGCCCACCTCTGAGTCTGCCGTACTTGTGGGCGGCATCCAAGAAGTTTCCGGGAAGCAGAGACACTCATCTACTCTCTCACCCCACTGGGACTGTGACTCATTTTCTCTGACAGTTTGATCCTCCTCTGTGAAACCCGGATTCTGGTTTGCTGCATATCCTCAGGGATTCTGAGAACAAAGTTCCTTCCTTAGCTAGGCTCTGACAGTTCCGTCCCTGCAACTTTCTGTCCATAGGCGTTGCCAAGGGGAGACCCTGGACAAATTCGGGTACCTCTCCCTAGGCCCCGCCCCCAAGTTTTCCCTTCTAGAACACAGAAGTATCAACTAATGACTTGAATACCTCATGTTGAAAGGTAAATTCAGTGAAGTGGTAAGCGTGGAGCTGTTTGGAACGCTGAGCAGtgccagaggagggaagggatccAGCCAATACAacacagcagccccaggcagggcctggcatCTGGGGAAGTGCCTCCAACAGCCAGCAGGAGGAGCCCTTCCCAAGCACTAGAGAAGCCTGGGGGTCATCCCTTTCCACACCTACCTGGGGGCATATCTGGATTGGGCACAGGGGTTAGTTTCTGTAGGCTCTGgatgctgctgccccaaccccctgTGCTTCCTGGCTGCCCTGTGGGGAAAGGGCACAGTGATGTGGGCTATTTCTCAGGTACATGCCTTACTTCAGGGGTCCTCCTTTGCAGCCTGTCAGGCCAGGCAGTGCCACACACTCACCAGTACACCACCACCGTGTGCTTCATGTATTTAAGCAGTTTCTTGGTCTCAAACAGCAGGGGGATATCCAGAATCACATAGCGGTACCCTGGAGAAAAGCCGGGAAAATCACAAGGTCAAGTGTGCAAGTACACAGAGAGGACTAACGATGTGTTAGGCACAGGAACAGAGTTGAGGCCACTGTCTCCTACCACTGAAAGCTCCCCAACAGAGGGGCACACCTCCCAAGGATAGGCATGATTCCAGTGCCATTCAGAACAGAAATGCCGCAGGAAGTCCTTTTGGACCGGAGGAGCAGGTAAGACCTTGTCGGAGAAACGTCATTTGTACTGGCCTTGCAAAGCAGGTGGGACTCCTGATACCTGAAAATGAGTGGATGAAAGTGACGGTTCCAGGAAGTGGGAACGGTGAGGTCCTACTGCTCTGGCTGAAGTGGAGGCCTTGGGCAGTGTGAGGCAAAACTGGTGAGCTGGTCAGGGGAGGCACAATGCACTAAGTTCACTTTGACCTTGAACCCAAAgaggtgttatttcttttttaaaaaaagttaatttatttatttttagagaggggaagggaggaggaaggagagggggagaaacatcaatgtgtggttgcctcccatgcgccccctactgggcacttggtccgcaacccaggcatgtgccccaactgggaatccaactggcaaacctttggtttgcaggccggcacaaTCCACtaacccacaccagccagggccaaagagtTGTTATTTCTGAGTGGGGAAGTGACACAGCCAAAATCGTAGGAGACTGGGAAGAGTTTCCAGGAGTGAAGGCCCTTTCTGCTCTACTTCACCCACCTTtgtttaagggggaaaaaataaaaaggttctccCTCAAGAGCCAGGTCCAAGCCTGACTCCCTGCTGAAGAGAGTGTATGGCTGTCTCCACCAGCTCTCCACGAGAGAGGCTCACACGggtggcggcagcagcagcagccccaacAGGAAAGAGGCCGCTGCTTGGACAGGCCAGGAGGCGCTGCAGTCATTATGACTACTACTAAACCACACTGGGGTCAAAGCACTGGCCGCCCCCCACACACTGTGAGTGGACACATCCCTGGACTGCCCGTCCAGGAGTGCCGTGGGCTCCACTCCCAGTTCTCTGTATGCCAGCGACCCTGTGTAAGTGCAATAAAGCTGGTGGGCTCCCGGAGCAGTAAGAGGAAGGAATGAGCCCCACTTCTGCCCAGAGACCCCTGCTGGCCTGGCTTGGATGGTGCCCACTGCCAACACTTGGCCACAGAACCAGGCACACATGACACCAATTCCCAGAGAGTCACAGTGAAACTGGCACTCTCGGTGATGCGGGGAACGGCTGGGTCTCCTGTTCCCCGGACCTGCCGCTCCGGAAGCCTTCCGCTGAGTGAGGGGGTTAAGAGAATGCACCCTGAGGACATGTCTGGGCTTGTGGCCCCCCACTTTCTCACTTGTGACTCGGGCCCCTAACAAACCCCCGCTGTGTGAATGCTTCACAGGAAGATGGGGAGGATTAAATGGGTGAAGTCAGCCCACGCAGCACCCCTCACCCAGACCCTCACTAGGTGCTCCGTAAATGATGGTTATTATTGCTACTGGTCCCCGAGCATGCAGTGCCGGCtcccccgctccccccacccctaactcggcacaggggccagggccagattCTCTCTGGGCCGCTTATCTCTCTTTCCTGCTCTGCTCCCgctccttcctctgccctcactGTCCTTTCTCCTCGGCCCCTCTCGGGAGCTCCTGGCCAGCTCTTTGGTTCACCGGCAAAGCGCTATTCAGCTGTCACATCCCTCCTGCTTGATAAGCTCTGCAAACTATCCTGACTCTATTAAGACATCCGTCTGCCTACACAGAGACCTCCCCAACAGCTGGTGATCTTATCTGACGTTTGATTATACCAACTCTGACAGTTGTATTTGTTACAGTCattggggaaaaactgggactgTGGAAGCCACAGCTGTCGTCCCCATTTTTCACCTTATCAAGCTGAAAAGAGCTTTCTGGCTTTTATTTAAGTGGTGGtggctggagagaggggaggctgggtggaTGACACTGCAGGAGAACTTTGGAGCAGTGACATTATCTGATGTTTAATTTCATAAGGGGAAAGCCATGTTGCCTGAAAGCCCTGCAGAGGTACTCGAGGCCAGCCTGGGAGCGCACGCAAAAGGGCAGGAGTGAAAGGCAGAAGGCCCTGTTCCCtcgtgggggcaggaggggattCTGGCACAGACACAAGAGGCAGGACAAAGGAAGAATCTACAGACTCTCCTtgagggcgggggggtgggggtgggggtgggaggcctgAGGCAAGGTGCTGAGATGCAGAGGAAAGCTGGTCCAGCAGGGAGGGTGCCTGGAGCCAGCCTCCACCCTGGCCagagctgggggggagggggcggcctgtggaagcagggtggggaggggggtaaaCATCATGGATGTCTGTCAAGTCATCCCTTTCCATCTGGAGGTTCTGGCCAGAGCTGGGTGGGATTCCCCACTCTCTATAATAGAACTTGACACCCGAGGAAATAAGGGGTTTGGCCAGGATCACAGAGTAAAAGCCAGAAGAAAACCTAGAAGCCTCCCTTGTGCCCTCCAGGAAGGAAAGTCTCAGCATCAGGACTGACAGTGGGGGAGGCAAGCAGCTGGGCCTTCAACACTGAGACCCAGACCGGAGGCCTCATATCCCAAAGGCTGCAGGGGCCCTTGGCCAGCCTTCCACCTGACCCAAGCCACTGCTCTCTTCCTAACCACTTTGGTGACTGACCCCATCGTGGATAGTAAGTATTAGGTCACCCCCGCCCAACACCATTCCGAGGAACAGGACTGGAAATGTAGTATATGGCTTGGGAAGGGGAATAGCTGCAGAAGGTTCTTGCCAACTGACCACAGACCCTGCTTTTCAAACACTCCCCTTCTTGCAGTCCCGGCAAGGCACCTGGCTGTCCCTGCAGAGCCAGGCTGACTCCCCACTGAGCTCCATCCTCCAAGGGTTATGCCCCACTTAGAACCCTCCCCCGCCTGCCCTGGCCGTCCCAGACCCTCCGCAACTCCCTGTCTGCAAACTCGCTGTCCCAGGTGGCTCGACCAGCGCCAGATCTGACTGTGGTTTCTAGGTGTGGGGTGATGGGCAGTCACTGAGTGGACTCTCAGTCCCCCCAACAGCTTTGCAAGGTTGGCATTATTAGCCTCACTACGCACACGAGGAAACGGGCAGAGGGGTGGCCTCACTGACGAAGTCGAACAGCTAGAAGCTGTGAGGGCCAGGCCGCCAATTCAGGTCCGGTGACCCCATCACCCATCAGCTGTTATTACTCCCATCCCTACTAGAAAAAGCAACTTACTTCCTGGGGATCATGGCTCAAAAGCCTCAAGTGTCTCTTCTCAATAAACTGTCAACCTCCTTAAGAGTTGAGTGATATGTGCTTCTTTCTTCTGGGGCTGGTATGGGACtctgcatgggggtgggggggggcgggcgccAATAAACAGTGTGAACTCTCTAGCCTGGCTACCCAGCTCCCTGTCCACCCCCAGCCAGACTTTCTGCAGAGGAGAAGggctttgcccacccctgtccgGGGCCTTGGGTCTTACCCCGAAGGAAGTACTTGAAGGTCTCCTTCATCATTTCCTTGCGGATCTCAGGATGGGTGATGGTGTTGAGCAGATGTCGCCGGTCAGGCTGGTTAAATATCAGGTCCCCCAGGACCTTGCGATTAATGTCACCGTTCTCCAACAAGACCTCAGTGCCGAAGGCCTCCACGATGCGCCGGTGGGCGGGGTATCCTGGCTGCACAACTGTGACATGAGGAGGCTGGGTCACTCTTTGGAGCCTCTTGGCCAGCCAGAGGACCCCAAGTGACTAGAAGCAAAATGACAGAGGGACCCAGGGGTGCTTCCCTCAGCtgaaaccaaaatgaaacaaGGGGAAGGAAGATGGCAGACTGCACCGAGTCCCTCATGTTGGTCACGGGGTGAAGTGAAGCAGGGAGACGTCGGACAGGAGGCGGcagcaaagagaaaagcaagaggaCAAGCATGGGGTAGGGAGCGGGGCACCAGACAGGGCTCAAACGAAAGTGTTCCCCTCCTCTGGGGCCTTGGCAGGCCTTAAAAAAAGGGTGGAGCAGCCTCACCTTCCTAAGGAAGACCTTATAAAAAGGGAGCGGGGGAGCCATCACGCACAAGCCCACAACCTGAGCCCTCGGACTCACCGTGCCTGGCGATGACATCGACGTCGATCACCGCGCACCCCAGCTGCTGGAACACCTGGATCACTGAGCTCTTGCCCGAGGCAATGCCCCCAGTCAGGCCCACCAGGAACATCTTCCCAGGAAAAAGCGGTCAGGGAGATTGAGACCCAGAAGTCAGCCAGtcactggggcagggcaggctcAGCCAATCAGGGTGGGCCGCTGCAGGAGCGCCAGCAGGACCTGCCAGTTGGACAAGAGCAGGCCTGATCAGTGCTGGGGGAgcaaggcagaggaaggggagggaggcggCTTGGCCGGGCAGTCAAGGCCAGACCTTGGGGAGCACTGGGTCCATCCTGGAACAGAACACTCTTTCAGGAAAGGCCTccagtattcttttaaaaacacccatgccctggctggtgtggctcagtggattgagccctggccttcaaaccaaaagtctgcccatttgattcccagtcagggcacatgcctgggtcgcaggcctggtccccagt
This window of the Desmodus rotundus isolate HL8 chromosome 9, HLdesRot8A.1, whole genome shotgun sequence genome carries:
- the DCAKD gene encoding dephospho-CoA kinase domain-containing protein isoform X3, which codes for MFLVGLTGGIASGKSSVIQVFQQLGCAVIDVDVIARHVVQPGYPAHRRIVEAFGTEVLLENGDINRKVLGDLIFNQPDRRHLLNTITHPEIRKEMMKETFKYFLRGYRYVILDIPLLFETKKLLKYMKHTVVVYCDRDTQLARLMRRNHLTREDAEARINAQLPLKDKARMARHVLDNSGEWSITKRQVILLHAELERSLEYLPLRLGVLTGLAGIASLLYLLTRYLLPSP
- the DCAKD gene encoding dephospho-CoA kinase domain-containing protein isoform X2; translated protein: MFLVGLTGGIASGKSSVIQVFQQLGCAVIDVDVIARHVVQPGYPAHRRIVEAFGTEVLLENGDINRKVLGDLIFNQPDRRHLLNTITHPEIRKEMMKETFKYFLRGYRYVILDIPLLFETKKLLKYMKHTVVVYCDRDTQLARLMRRNHLTREDAEARINAQLPLKDKARMARHVLDNSGEWSITKRQVILLHAELERSLEYLPLRLGVLTGPESWRDLIRVSQASRLCPPHPSFLGSGRSGIVSCPQFLPPELS